Proteins from a genomic interval of Rosa chinensis cultivar Old Blush chromosome 2, RchiOBHm-V2, whole genome shotgun sequence:
- the LOC112184595 gene encoding uncharacterized protein LOC112184595, protein MHLTGLSSNALSHVHCSLAAIYTVWYILSLLNASMRRPEKRRLSLAQITSRSQSQMKGKSGPHISWNKEMDAALAEALIDQMKQGNKVGGQWTRHAIPAVVHELNMTLDLDLTKDNVKNRLKAWKRHYAIISDIKNQSQLMWGEGRKMVLITSENLEAWNDYVESHPLARGYQNKFIDNWDDIALLCGKDLKVQRILKMLKEKWELKRKMESISSLIPVVLHILQLQLWNHVH, encoded by the exons ATGCATTTGACTGGTCTGTCTTCCAACGCTTTGTCTCATGTGCATTGTAGTTTAGCTGCAATTTATACTGTGTGGTATATATTGTCGTTATTGAATGCAAGTATGAGAAGACCTGAAAAACGGCGGTTGTCTCTAGCCCAAATTACTTCTCGATCACAATCTCAGATGAAAGGTAAGTCAGGGCCACATATCTCATGGAACAAAGAAATGGATGCTGCATTGGCTGAAGCGTTGATTGACCAAATGAAGCAAGGTAATAAGGTTGGTGGACAGTGGACAAGACATGCCATTCCAGCAGTTGTGCATGAGTTAAATATGACTTTAGATCTTGATTTGACAAAAGACAATGTGAAGAATAGACTTAAGGCTTGGAAGAGACATTATGCCATTATTTCTGATATCAAGAATCAAAGTCAGCTTATGTGGGGTGAAGGTAGGAAGATGGTTCTTATCACATCAGAAAATCTGGAAGCTTGGAATGATTATGTTGAG TCACATCCTCTTGCACGTGGTTATCAAAACAAATTCATCGATAATTGGGATGACATTGCATTGCTATGTGGGAAGGATCTTAAGGTGCAGAGAATATTGAAGATGTTGAAGGAGAAATGGgagttgaaaaggaaaatggagtcAATTTCATCTCTAATTCCCGTAGTCTTACACATCCTTCAGCTTCAACTTTGGAATCACGTCCACTGA